In Oryza brachyantha chromosome 1, ObraRS2, whole genome shotgun sequence, the following are encoded in one genomic region:
- the LOC102714869 gene encoding casein kinase 1-like protein HD16 — protein MPELRSGVRQARLTAKKVEDLAAQDPAENLVAVAPTVAGRRGRGRSGRGGGRATGRGRGRGRAGRGRGVPVIDLDPDQPCEVLPGGAVGGGTAAGPLHIEGIADKVVKMDGGSAEKVGGGEDEGNASPVPDKVQVGQSPQYKVERKLGKGGFGQVYVGRRISGGTERTGPDAIEVALKFEHRNSKGCNYGPPYEWQVYSALNGCYGIPWVHYKGRQGDYYVLVMDILGPSLWDVWNSVGQAMTPSMVACIAVEAISILEKLHAKGFVHGDVKPENFLLGQPGSPDEKKLFLIDLGLASKWKETASGQHVDYDQRPDIFRGTIRYASVHAHLGRTGSRRDDLESLAYTLIFLLRGRLPWQGYQGENKSFLVCKKKMATSPDLLCCFCPPPFKLFLESVTNMRFDEEPNYPKLISLFDELIEPQHLRPIRIDGALKAGQKRGRLLVNLEEDEQPKKKVRLGSPANQWISVYNARRPMKQRYHYNVADARLHQHIEKGNEDGLFISSVASSANLWALIMDAGTGFTSQVYELSPIFLHKDWIMEQWENNYYISAIAGATNGSSLVVMSKGTPYTQQSYKVSESFPFKWINKKWKEGFHVTSMTTAGSRWGVVMSRNSGFSEQVVELDFLYPSEGIHRRWENGYRITSTAATGDQAAFILSIPKRKLMDETQETLRTSAFPSNHVKDKWAKNLYIASICYGRTVS, from the exons ATGCCAGAGTTGCGTAGTGGAGTTCGGCAAGCTCGGTTGACGGCAAAGAAGGTTGAGGACCTTGCAGCACAAGACCCAGCTGAGAACTTGGTAGCAGTGGCACCGACGGTGGCAGGAAGACGCGGCAGAGGAAGGAGTGGGAGGGGTGGAGGTAGAGCaacaggaagaggaagaggaagaggaagagcagGAAGAGGGCGAGGTGTTCCAGTGATTGATTTGGACCCAGACCAACCTTGTGAGGTTCTTCCAGGAGGTGCTGTTGGTGGAGGCACTGCTGCTGGTCCACTTCATATAGAGGGAATTGCTGATAAGGTTGTGAAGATGGATGGCGGGAGTGCTGAGAAGGTCGGTGGAGGTGAAGATGAAGGGAATGCATCTCCAGTTCCAGATAAG GTTCAAGTAGGCCAATCTCCACAATACAAGGTAGAGCGGAAGTTGGGAAAAGGTGGTTTTGGACAGGTTTATGTTGGCAGAAGGATTTCTGGTGGAACTGAGCGCACTGGACCTGATGCTATTGAG GTAGCTTTAAAATTTGAGCACCGCAACAGTAAGGGTTGCAATTATGGCCCTCCATATGAGTGGCAAGTTTATAG TGCTCTGAATGGATGTTATGGTATACCCTGGGTTCACTACAAGGGCCGGCAGGGGGACTATTATGTTCTG GTAATGGACATCCTAGGACCTAGCCTTTGGGATGTTTGGAATTCTGTTGGGCAGGC GATGACCCCAAGTATGGTTGCTTGCATCGCTGTAGAGGCAATTTCTATCCTTGAAAAACTTCATGCAAAAGG GTTTGTTCATGGAGATGTTAAACCAGAAAATTTTTTACTTGGCCAACCTGGATCACCTGATGAGAAGAAACTTTTTTTGATTGATCTTGGCTTAG CATCTAAATGGAAGGAAACAGCATCTGGACAGCATGTTGATTATGATCAAAGGCCAGACATATTTAG GGGTACAATAAGATATGCTAGTGTCCATGCCCATTTAGGCCGTACTGGTAGCAGAAGGGATGATCTGGAATCATTAGCATACACATTGATATTTCTTCTCAGAGGAAGGTTACCTTGGCAAGGCTACCAG GGTGAGAACAAGAGTTTTCTTGTTTGCAAGAAGAAAATGGCTACCTCTCCAGACCTTCTGTGCTGTTTCTGTCCCCCACCTTTTAAACTTTTTCTGGAGAGCGTGACAAACATGAGATTCGATGAAGAGCCAAACTACCCAAAGCTTATTTCCCTTTTTGATGAATTGATTGAACCCCAGCATTTGAGGCCTATTAGAATTGATGGTGCTCTAAAG GCTGGACAAAAACGTGGAAGGTTGCTCGTAAATCTTGAAGAAGATGAACAACCAAAGAAGAAAGTTCGACTTGGAAGCCCAGCGAATCAGTGGATATCAGTTTATAATGCTAGGAGACCCATGAAACAAAG ATACCATTACAATGTAGCAGATGCCAGGCTTCATCAACACATTGAGAAGGGTAATGAAGATGGATTGTTTATTAGTTCAGTGGCATCTTCAGCCAATCTTTGGGCACTTATTATGGACGCGGGGACTGGGTTCACATCACAAGTTTATGAACTATCACCAATTTTCCTACATAAG GATTGGATTATGGAGCAATGGGAAAATAATTACTACATCAGTGCCATAGCGGGCGCAACAAATGGAAGCTCCTTGGTGGTCATGTCAAAAG GAACTCCTTACACTCAACAGTCTTACAAAGTTAGTGAATCGTTTCCCTTCAAATGGATCAACAAGAAGTGGAAAGAAGGATTTCATGTTACATCAATGACTACTGCAGGAAGCCGCTGGGGTGTAGTTATGTCAAGGAATTCTGGATTTTCTGAACAG GTAGTAGAATTGGATTTTCTATATCCTAGTGAAGGTATCCACCGTCGGTGGGAGAATGGTTATAGAATAACTTCTACAGCTGCCACTGGTGACCAGGCTGCTTTTATATTGAGTATACCCAAAAGAAAATTGATGGACGAGACACAAGAAACTCTCAGAACATCTGCTTTTCCAAGCAATCATGTGAAG GATAAATGGGCCAAGAATCTCTACATTGCTTCGATATGCTATGGCCGGACGGTATCTTAG